In Bacteroidota bacterium, one DNA window encodes the following:
- a CDS encoding glutamyl-tRNA reductase codes for MPSKLIAVGISHHSVPVEYREMVALSSDETRRLLQQLKESFTDEALVVSTCNRSEIYIRPNNDEVNSEYLIDLLFELKRVPHSERGVLREQFTKLSYCDAILHLFDVVTGIDSQVFGDQQIFAQVKDSFRLAEEVGSAGTFMTKFAHAAFRVAKRAKTETSIAVGAGTISYAAVEFARRVYDDLRDHTALIIGAGETAELSASYLIERNIGTVHVVNRTKENANELLKRLRGQAPLHRSRTATLQDIGTLLPQADIIISSTGSPDLVLREEDMRMALAERRSPGPVVAIDIAVPRDIDPKIGKLPNVFLKDIDDLSAIVDQNLAKRKAEIPKIKEIINEEFESFLSYFSKLEVGPTIAELRQKFESIRHEELERQKAKLSPEEFARLEDVTRKMFNRILHTPTIMLKEPRTSKDDLQARIELVRLLFALDAQPHDEQH; via the coding sequence ATGCCCTCGAAGCTCATCGCTGTCGGAATTTCCCATCACTCGGTACCGGTCGAGTATCGTGAGATGGTTGCGCTCTCGAGTGACGAGACGCGACGGCTGTTGCAACAGCTCAAGGAGAGCTTTACGGATGAAGCGTTGGTGGTGTCGACATGCAATCGGTCGGAAATCTATATCCGTCCGAACAATGATGAAGTCAATTCCGAATATCTCATCGACCTGCTATTCGAGCTGAAGCGAGTCCCCCACTCGGAGCGTGGAGTTCTGCGCGAACAGTTTACAAAACTTTCCTACTGTGACGCCATCCTGCATCTCTTCGACGTCGTGACAGGCATCGACTCGCAGGTGTTCGGCGACCAACAGATTTTTGCACAGGTGAAAGACTCCTTCCGGCTCGCGGAAGAAGTCGGTTCGGCAGGTACCTTCATGACAAAGTTTGCGCATGCCGCATTCCGGGTTGCCAAACGCGCAAAGACAGAAACGAGTATCGCCGTCGGCGCAGGGACGATCAGCTACGCTGCCGTGGAGTTTGCGCGCCGGGTGTATGACGATCTCAGAGACCACACTGCACTGATCATCGGCGCCGGCGAAACTGCAGAACTGTCCGCTTCCTATCTTATCGAACGCAATATCGGCACCGTCCATGTTGTAAACCGTACGAAAGAAAATGCCAACGAACTGTTGAAGCGCTTGCGGGGCCAGGCTCCGTTGCATCGCTCGCGAACTGCGACACTTCAGGATATCGGCACGCTCCTGCCGCAAGCCGATATTATAATCAGCTCGACCGGAAGCCCGGACTTGGTGCTTCGAGAAGAAGATATGCGCATGGCACTGGCCGAACGCCGCTCTCCCGGTCCGGTTGTCGCGATCGACATTGCGGTCCCACGCGATATCGACCCGAAGATCGGCAAACTACCCAATGTATTTTTAAAGGATATCGACGATCTCTCCGCGATTGTCGATCAGAATCTGGCAAAGCGAAAAGCAGAGATTCCGAAGATCAAAGAGATCATCAATGAGGAATTCGAGTCGTTTCTTTCCTATTTTTCAAAACTTGAAGTAGGGCCCACGATTGCGGAGTTACGACAGAAATTCGAGAGCATCCGGCACGAAGAACTCGAACGACAGAAGGCAAAGCTCAGCCCCGAAGAGTTTGCGCGGCTCGAGGACGTGACCAGAAAGATGTTCAATCGTATTCTTCATACCCCGACAATCATGCTCAAAGAGCCGCGCACCAGCAAGGACGACCTGCAGGCTCGCATTGAGCTTGTTCGCCTGCTCTTCGCTCTCGACGCTCAGCCCCACGACGAACAACACTAA
- the ccsA gene encoding cytochrome c biogenesis protein CcsA, with translation MLSVNGIIQIALPILYGSLVVCGLLAFFKNAVTEKILYRLTIAVALIHVAYIGSYTVQTGHCLLTTASEIFSLISFTMMTTYIIVELRPVGSKAGTGLMVMLVAFVFQLFSSLVTKGVNVASINPIFLDPAFNVHVATIVFGYAALTLSTIYGSLYLLLYRAMKRNQFGAVFQQLPSLSRLEKYGIRTLAAGFVFLSISIAFGLILIRRSFSPEEAQSYLTDPKTIATILIWFVFGATLLVRKLMHVEGRKIVVLWMAGYALTLVSSTIINAFGTEYHHFL, from the coding sequence ATGCTTTCTGTTAACGGCATTATCCAGATCGCGCTCCCCATACTCTACGGCTCGCTTGTCGTCTGTGGGTTGCTCGCATTCTTCAAGAACGCGGTTACCGAGAAGATCTTGTATCGGCTGACGATCGCCGTGGCGCTTATCCACGTTGCGTATATCGGAAGCTATACGGTCCAGACCGGTCATTGCCTGCTCACTACGGCCTCGGAAATTTTTTCGCTTATTTCGTTCACGATGATGACGACCTACATCATCGTCGAACTGCGCCCTGTTGGTTCAAAAGCTGGGACAGGTTTAATGGTGATGCTGGTGGCATTTGTGTTCCAGTTATTCTCGTCCCTTGTCACAAAGGGAGTGAATGTTGCTTCGATCAATCCGATTTTTCTTGACCCGGCGTTCAATGTGCACGTTGCAACGATCGTGTTCGGATATGCGGCGCTGACACTTTCGACGATCTATGGCTCGCTCTACCTCTTGTTATATCGTGCCATGAAGCGGAACCAGTTTGGCGCAGTCTTCCAACAATTACCGAGTCTCTCCCGCCTGGAAAAATACGGGATTCGGACACTTGCTGCAGGGTTTGTGTTCCTGAGCATCTCGATCGCGTTCGGGCTCATCCTGATCCGCAGAAGTTTTTCTCCTGAGGAAGCGCAATCCTATTTGACCGATCCGAAAACGATTGCGACGATACTTATTTGGTTCGTCTTCGGCGCAACCCTACTCGTTCGCAAGCTGATGCATGTCGAGGGCCGCAAGATTGTCGTTCTTTGGATGGCGGGATACGCCCTCACCCTTGTTTCTTCCACGATCATCAACGCCTTCGGCACGGAATACCACCACTTCCTGTAG
- the lysA gene encoding diaminopimelate decarboxylase translates to MNQTQFYYRNDELYCEKVRIAEVAEEFGTPVFVYSASRLKENILGLLSAADAASGRWRVSYALKANSNPEILKVIASFGLGASVVSGGELLIALRSGFPADSITFDGPGKTEQEIRLALDNNIKAIVVESEQELETIADIAAEREKLARVYIRVNPHVDAKTHPYISTGLLENKFGIALEEAEPLIAGCNYPWVKLVGLHSHIGSQITESEPFAEAASSIADFVRLLQSKYGIVISEVDLGGGIGIPYHGVVRDARLPVDTASGNSDVPEFATYFEKASAPFAGLQVELTTEPGRAIIADTCALVSTVLYTKKNSARTFAIVDAAMNDLLRPSLYGSYHQIVPATIDPTRQHTVTSVVGPICETGDFLALDRELLSLRPKDTIAVLCAGAYGYALSSNYNLRPRAAEVIVFGSESEIIRDRETIEDILQ, encoded by the coding sequence TTGAACCAGACACAGTTCTATTACCGAAACGACGAGCTCTACTGCGAGAAAGTCAGGATCGCCGAGGTAGCCGAGGAATTCGGAACACCGGTATTTGTCTACTCCGCATCTCGACTGAAGGAAAATATCCTTGGGCTTCTGTCTGCAGCCGATGCCGCAAGCGGACGCTGGCGTGTTTCCTATGCGCTCAAAGCGAATTCAAATCCGGAGATACTGAAGGTCATCGCGAGCTTCGGTCTCGGGGCCTCCGTGGTCAGCGGCGGCGAGTTACTCATTGCACTGCGCTCCGGCTTCCCGGCCGATTCTATCACGTTCGACGGTCCCGGAAAAACGGAGCAGGAAATCAGGCTTGCGCTCGATAATAATATTAAAGCGATCGTTGTCGAAAGCGAACAAGAGCTTGAAACAATCGCCGATATTGCCGCCGAACGCGAGAAGCTGGCCCGTGTGTATATCCGCGTCAATCCTCACGTCGACGCCAAGACGCACCCGTACATTTCTACCGGACTGTTGGAGAATAAGTTTGGAATCGCACTGGAGGAAGCCGAACCGCTTATCGCCGGGTGTAACTATCCGTGGGTGAAGCTCGTCGGACTGCATTCCCATATCGGGTCGCAGATTACAGAGTCCGAGCCATTCGCCGAAGCAGCTTCTTCCATTGCAGATTTTGTACGATTACTGCAGAGCAAATACGGTATTGTCATATCTGAAGTCGATCTCGGTGGCGGTATCGGCATTCCGTATCACGGAGTTGTTCGTGACGCCAGATTGCCGGTCGATACAGCATCTGGCAATTCCGATGTTCCGGAGTTTGCTACGTATTTCGAAAAGGCTTCGGCTCCCTTTGCCGGCTTGCAGGTTGAATTAACCACAGAGCCTGGCCGTGCGATCATTGCCGACACATGCGCACTCGTCAGCACCGTACTGTATACGAAGAAAAATAGTGCGCGTACATTTGCGATCGTCGATGCCGCAATGAATGACCTGCTTCGCCCGAGCCTGTATGGCTCGTATCACCAGATCGTCCCAGCGACGATCGATCCGACGCGTCAGCATACCGTCACGAGCGTCGTGGGGCCGATCTGCGAGACGGGCGATTTCCTCGCTCTCGATCGCGAACTCCTGTCGTTGCGACCGAAGGATACGATTGCAGTGCTGTGTGCCGGTGCGTATGGATACGCTCTTTCATCGAATTACAATCTTCGACCCCGCGCTGCGGAGGTCATCGTCTTTGGGAGCGAAAGCGAGATCATTAGGGACCGAGAAACGATCGAAGACATATTACAATGA
- a CDS encoding uroporphyrinogen-III synthase, which translates to MPSVILTRPIQRLDADNTFSTLLKDAGISVLELPMITISLPKALESLDTALYRLAQAQYTYCVLSSPTAIEFFHQRVLELGLYESISATIGFATVGEKSAAKLESYGYRVAIPLPHQNAGAAALLIEMRKFDLRGKPTLLLQSQIGLVVLHRALEMCGAEIDRVTLYETTGPNLRDAALLMHHLEAPIEERPRVVAFFSPSAVESFVTTIVEMGSQIRQELPALAAIGETTALEIKLLLRRDADIVARKANQESLANDIIQYLRSNS; encoded by the coding sequence ATGCCGTCTGTTATCCTCACCCGACCGATTCAGCGTCTCGATGCTGACAATACGTTTTCGACACTCCTCAAGGACGCAGGTATTTCGGTGCTCGAATTGCCGATGATTACGATCTCTCTTCCGAAGGCACTCGAGAGCCTCGACACCGCCCTTTACCGACTGGCACAAGCTCAGTACACCTATTGCGTACTCAGTAGTCCTACCGCTATCGAGTTCTTTCATCAACGAGTACTCGAACTTGGACTTTATGAGTCGATCAGTGCGACAATCGGATTCGCAACTGTCGGTGAGAAATCTGCCGCGAAGCTCGAATCGTACGGATATCGCGTTGCGATACCGCTGCCGCATCAGAACGCCGGTGCTGCTGCATTGTTAATTGAGATGAGAAAGTTCGATCTGCGAGGGAAACCCACGCTCCTGCTGCAATCTCAGATTGGCCTCGTCGTGCTCCACCGTGCACTCGAAATGTGCGGAGCGGAGATCGACCGGGTAACGCTCTATGAGACGACGGGCCCGAACCTTCGAGACGCTGCATTGCTTATGCATCACCTGGAAGCTCCGATCGAAGAACGCCCACGAGTAGTAGCATTCTTCTCTCCGTCGGCAGTAGAGTCGTTCGTAACCACGATCGTAGAAATGGGCAGCCAGATCCGTCAGGAATTACCGGCACTTGCCGCCATCGGTGAGACGACTGCCCTTGAAATAAAATTGTTGCTGCGCAGAGACGCAGATATCGTTGCACGCAAAGCGAATCAGGAATCGCTGGCGAATGACATCATCCAATATTTGAGATCCAATTCATGA
- a CDS encoding aspartate-semialdehyde dehydrogenase, with protein sequence MRTDIRLGVVGATGAVGAEMFRVLEQRNFPYASLRAFASERSAGKVVYCNGTQITVEAVNESVFTGLDIALFSAGSSITKQFRAAAKAAGCLIIDNSSAYRMEPDVPLVIPEINGDDCRMHQGLIAVPNCSAIVMLMAVAPLRSLGRIKRIVVSTYQAVSGAGAKALAELEEQTREIVAGKEPTKNALPYQIAFNLFSHNTEINPQGYNGEEWKLIHESQKILHDDSIAITATCVRVPVSRAHSESVNIEFAGPRPSVEAIREVLSNSEGVRLVDDRARNYFPMPIEASGGDDILVGRIREDISNPNAIDLFVSGDQLRKGAALDAVQIAEYILTHDLL encoded by the coding sequence ATGAGAACAGACATTCGACTTGGCGTTGTCGGCGCCACCGGGGCCGTTGGCGCAGAAATGTTTCGAGTACTCGAGCAACGCAACTTCCCGTACGCTTCGTTGCGGGCATTTGCGAGCGAACGCTCGGCGGGCAAAGTAGTCTACTGTAACGGCACACAGATCACTGTCGAAGCAGTGAACGAGTCGGTGTTCACCGGCCTCGACATTGCCCTCTTTAGCGCAGGCAGTTCGATCACCAAACAGTTTCGTGCGGCCGCCAAGGCAGCTGGTTGCCTAATCATCGACAACTCGTCGGCGTACCGCATGGAGCCGGATGTGCCGCTTGTGATCCCGGAAATCAATGGGGATGATTGCCGCATGCATCAAGGACTTATTGCCGTGCCGAACTGCTCGGCAATCGTCATGCTAATGGCGGTTGCACCATTACGCTCGCTCGGTCGGATCAAGCGTATTGTCGTCTCGACATACCAGGCCGTCAGTGGTGCCGGCGCGAAAGCCCTTGCCGAACTCGAAGAACAGACACGCGAGATCGTTGCAGGAAAAGAACCGACCAAGAATGCACTCCCCTATCAAATCGCGTTTAATTTATTCAGCCATAATACCGAGATCAACCCGCAAGGGTACAATGGCGAGGAGTGGAAATTGATCCATGAATCGCAAAAAATACTCCATGACGACTCGATCGCGATTACCGCGACGTGCGTTCGCGTCCCCGTCTCTCGTGCTCACAGCGAAAGCGTAAATATCGAGTTTGCAGGTCCCAGACCAAGCGTCGAAGCAATCCGCGAGGTTCTTTCGAACTCGGAAGGAGTACGCCTCGTCGACGATCGTGCACGCAATTATTTTCCGATGCCGATAGAAGCATCCGGCGGTGACGACATCCTCGTCGGGCGAATCCGCGAAGATATCAGCAATCCAAACGCAATCGATCTCTTTGTCTCTGGAGATCAACTCCGAAAAGGGGCGGCATTAGATGCCGTTCAGATCGCGGAGTATATCTTGACTCACGACCTTCTGTAG
- the hemC gene encoding hydroxymethylbilane synthase: protein MSNRTKQIIIGSRGSELALWQSNHIKDRLHALYPDHEIGIEIIRTTGDHILDSPLSMIGGKGLFTAELEEALIASRIDLAVHSLKDLPTQIHPQLAIAAISERADVRDAYVGSEGAKTIDSIPQGATIATGSLRRKAQLLAIRPDLNIVDVRGNVPTRVRKLRENHWAGMILAAAGLTRLGMQAEITQHIDPSIMLPAPGQGALAIEVRASDERMLSLLAPLNDPDTNLCVSAERVVLDRLGGGCQLPLGTYAHPVNDQFELTACFADLDGTSLVRASIRSEREGLIVAAENLAKQLLDSGAAEVIARLPSTARD, encoded by the coding sequence ATGTCAAACCGCACGAAACAGATTATCATCGGCTCGCGTGGCAGCGAACTTGCGTTGTGGCAAAGCAACCACATCAAGGACCGACTCCATGCGCTCTACCCGGATCACGAGATCGGTATCGAGATCATCCGCACAACCGGGGACCATATTCTCGACTCCCCACTCTCGATGATCGGTGGCAAAGGTCTCTTCACCGCCGAGTTGGAAGAAGCGTTGATCGCGTCTCGGATCGATCTTGCCGTGCACAGCCTGAAAGACCTTCCGACTCAGATCCATCCCCAGTTGGCGATCGCTGCAATATCCGAGCGTGCGGACGTTCGGGATGCCTATGTAGGGAGCGAAGGTGCAAAAACAATCGATAGTATCCCACAGGGGGCGACCATAGCAACCGGTAGTCTTCGTCGCAAAGCCCAACTCTTGGCGATCAGGCCCGACCTGAATATCGTCGACGTTCGTGGAAACGTCCCTACACGTGTACGGAAACTTCGGGAGAATCACTGGGCAGGTATGATCCTTGCCGCTGCAGGGCTTACCCGTTTGGGCATGCAGGCGGAAATCACCCAGCATATTGATCCGTCGATCATGTTGCCTGCACCTGGCCAAGGCGCACTTGCAATTGAAGTGCGAGCCAGTGACGAACGGATGCTCTCGTTACTTGCCCCACTTAACGATCCGGATACAAATCTTTGTGTCAGCGCCGAGCGAGTGGTCCTTGATCGACTCGGAGGTGGCTGTCAACTACCGCTTGGCACGTATGCCCACCCTGTGAACGATCAGTTCGAGCTTACTGCTTGCTTTGCCGATCTTGATGGAACCTCACTGGTTCGTGCATCGATCCGTTCCGAACGCGAGGGCTTGATCGTAGCCGCAGAGAATCTTGCGAAACAATTATTGGATTCAGGCGCCGCCGAGGTGATCGCACGACTCCCATCAACTGCACGCGACTAA